The following proteins come from a genomic window of Methanosarcina sp. MTP4:
- the fdhD gene encoding formate dehydrogenase accessory sulfurtransferase FdhD, which produces MPEKYTTPYPAKRIYPDGRAENTEVLLARECPVKLFLNGKHFTTLLTSPAHFKELAAGHMISEGILTFEDTAEITVEGNRVEIKTFNPEIRQPESKKDPVVSSQAVFGTKAIFAGMEYLTSETYKVTRGTHLAALVDRNGKLIFQVVDVGRHNAVDKAIGHALLNKLPLTEMYLLSTGRQPAYMLMKAIRAGIPLVVTKAMPFDSGVEAAKKANMGLVGQLRKESMLVFAGEWRVKV; this is translated from the coding sequence ATGCCTGAAAAATACACCACTCCTTACCCTGCAAAGAGAATCTATCCTGACGGCAGGGCAGAAAATACAGAGGTATTGCTCGCAAGGGAATGCCCTGTGAAACTTTTTTTAAACGGGAAGCATTTTACAACTCTTCTCACCTCACCCGCCCATTTCAAGGAGCTTGCGGCAGGACACATGATCTCCGAAGGGATCCTTACTTTCGAGGATACAGCCGAAATCACGGTTGAGGGAAACAGGGTAGAAATAAAGACTTTCAACCCCGAAATAAGGCAGCCGGAAAGTAAGAAAGACCCGGTTGTTAGTTCGCAAGCGGTTTTCGGAACAAAAGCAATCTTTGCAGGGATGGAATACCTTACGTCCGAAACCTACAAAGTCACCAGGGGGACGCACCTTGCAGCCCTCGTAGACCGGAACGGAAAACTAATTTTTCAGGTCGTGGATGTTGGGAGGCACAACGCCGTTGACAAAGCGATAGGGCATGCCCTCCTGAACAAGCTTCCACTCACGGAGATGTACCTTCTTTCCACGGGCAGGCAGCCTGCGTATATGTTAATGAAAGCTATAAGGGCAGGCATCCCCCTTGTAGTTACAAAAGCGATGCCCTTTGATTCGGGAGTTGAGGCTGCAAAAAAAGCAAATATGGGGCTTGTAGGCCAACTCAGAAAAGAATCCATGCTGGTTTTTGCCGGAGAATGGCGGGTAAAGGTTTAA
- the hisB gene encoding imidazoleglycerol-phosphate dehydratase HisB, protein MRTARISRKTKETDIQLELDLDGSGLAEVSTGIGFFDHMLTSFARHSGIDLKLHAEGDLHVDEHHLVEDTAIVLGKALSDALGDMAGIARFGEARIPMDEALAEVALDVGGRSYLVLKAEFESPKVGRLGTQLVKHFFETLASNAKITVHASVYGENDHHKIEALFKAFAYALKRAVKIEGESIKSTKGVL, encoded by the coding sequence ATGAGGACTGCCAGAATTTCCCGCAAAACAAAGGAAACCGATATCCAGCTTGAGCTCGACCTGGATGGGTCGGGGCTTGCTGAGGTTAGTACGGGTATCGGGTTTTTTGACCACATGCTGACTTCCTTTGCAAGACACTCGGGCATCGACCTTAAACTGCACGCCGAAGGCGACCTCCATGTGGACGAGCACCACCTGGTAGAGGATACGGCTATAGTCCTCGGTAAGGCTCTTTCCGATGCCCTGGGGGACATGGCCGGGATTGCCCGCTTCGGGGAAGCCAGGATCCCAATGGACGAAGCCCTTGCAGAAGTCGCCCTGGACGTAGGGGGGCGCAGCTACCTTGTCCTGAAAGCCGAATTTGAAAGCCCTAAGGTTGGACGGTTAGGCACCCAGCTGGTAAAGCATTTCTTCGAGACCCTGGCTTCCAATGCAAAAATCACCGTACATGCCAGCGTCTACGGAGAAAACGACCACCACAAAATCGAAGCTCTCTTCAAAGCCTTTGCCTATGCCCTTAAAAGGGCCGTAAAAATCGAAGGTGAGAGCATAAAGAGCACGAAAGGCGTGCTCTGA
- the hisA gene encoding 1-(5-phosphoribosyl)-5-[(5-phosphoribosylamino)methylideneamino]imidazole-4-carboxamide isomerase, translated as MTFEVIPAVDMKGGKCVQLVQGVPGSEIVSLDDPLAVALEWVGQGAKTLHLVDLDGAIEGERKNASIIEKIVDACRENGVRIQVGGGIRSFDDAAALLKLGVYRVILGTAAIRDPGLVKQLSDAFGVEHINVALDAKNGKISIKGWTEESEHTPVDMGRKFEDLGAGSLLFTNIDSEGLMQGVNPLPTKELVDSVSIPVIASGGVSSLADLKVLKQTGAAGVVVGSALYTGRFTLEEAIEAAKD; from the coding sequence GTGACTTTTGAAGTAATCCCCGCCGTGGACATGAAAGGCGGAAAATGTGTGCAGCTGGTGCAGGGAGTCCCGGGAAGCGAGATCGTATCCCTGGACGACCCCCTGGCAGTTGCCCTGGAATGGGTCGGGCAGGGGGCAAAGACCCTGCACCTTGTGGACCTGGACGGGGCGATTGAAGGGGAGCGCAAGAATGCCTCTATTATAGAAAAGATCGTAGATGCCTGTCGGGAAAATGGGGTCCGCATCCAGGTCGGTGGAGGGATCCGGAGTTTTGACGACGCGGCAGCCCTTCTCAAACTCGGGGTTTACAGGGTTATCCTCGGAACCGCAGCTATCCGGGACCCCGGACTTGTGAAACAGCTTTCCGATGCTTTCGGGGTTGAACACATAAACGTTGCCCTGGACGCAAAGAACGGAAAAATCTCGATCAAAGGCTGGACCGAGGAATCCGAACATACTCCCGTGGACATGGGCAGGAAGTTCGAAGACCTGGGAGCAGGCAGCCTGCTTTTCACGAACATCGATTCCGAAGGCCTGATGCAGGGCGTAAATCCCCTTCCCACAAAGGAACTTGTAGATTCCGTCAGCATCCCCGTGATCGCTTCCGGTGGGGTCAGTTCCCTTGCCGACCTGAAGGTCCTGAAGCAGACCGGGGCCGCAGGGGTTGTTGTCGGAAGTGCCCTTTACACCGGCAGGTTTACCCTTGAAGAAGCAATCGAGGCGGCAAAGGACTGA
- the hisG gene encoding ATP phosphoribosyltransferase: MIRIAIPNKGRLHDPTISIFSDAGLPISGGASRKLFAKTIDPEISILFARAADIPEYVQDGAADVGITGMDLITECGADVEALLDLKFGRATLVLAVPEDSEVEKPEDLEGKKVATEFPGITAQYFEKLGINVEVIKVSGACEMTPHVGIADAIVDISSSGTTLMINRLKVIDKAFSSSVYLIANKESLRTKEKILDIKTALESVLNAKEKRYLMMNVPENSLEAVKQVLPGMSGPTVMKVESSKSQEEPILAVHAVVDADLIFTIVNKLKKVGARDVLVVPIERIMP, from the coding sequence ATGATTCGCATTGCAATACCCAATAAGGGTCGCCTTCACGATCCCACCATCTCGATTTTCAGTGATGCGGGGCTTCCCATCAGTGGGGGAGCTAGCCGGAAACTTTTCGCAAAAACCATAGATCCCGAAATCAGCATTCTTTTCGCAAGGGCCGCAGATATCCCCGAGTACGTACAGGACGGGGCCGCAGACGTCGGAATCACAGGCATGGACCTGATTACGGAATGCGGGGCTGACGTCGAGGCCCTGCTTGACCTTAAATTCGGAAGGGCAACCCTGGTCCTGGCCGTGCCCGAAGATTCGGAGGTCGAAAAACCCGAAGACCTGGAGGGCAAAAAAGTCGCAACCGAGTTCCCGGGCATTACGGCCCAGTATTTTGAAAAGCTCGGTATAAACGTCGAGGTCATAAAGGTCAGCGGAGCCTGTGAAATGACTCCTCATGTCGGGATTGCCGATGCCATCGTGGACATCTCAAGTTCCGGGACCACCCTCATGATCAACCGCTTGAAGGTAATTGACAAGGCCTTTTCTTCCTCCGTCTACCTGATTGCAAACAAGGAGAGCCTCAGGACAAAGGAAAAGATTCTGGACATCAAGACCGCACTTGAAAGCGTTCTCAACGCAAAGGAAAAGCGCTACCTTATGATGAACGTTCCCGAAAATTCCCTTGAAGCCGTAAAACAGGTCCTTCCCGGGATGTCGGGCCCCACGGTCATGAAGGTTGAATCCAGCAAGTCTCAGGAAGAGCCAATCCTTGCCGTACATGCCGTTGTGGACGCGGACCTTATCTTCACCATCGTAAACAAGTTGAAAAAGGTCGGAGCAAGGGACGTCCTTGTGGTGCCCATTGAAAGGATCATGCCCTGA